One Natronomonas moolapensis 8.8.11 genomic region harbors:
- a CDS encoding UvrD-helicase domain-containing protein yields the protein MTMVSYEDLTDEQQRAVDALDRNVTLTAGAGTGKTTTLTARYLWMLEDALATADPETLDPDDPPLQPKHIVTTTFTERAANELEESIRTEITDRLAELDPDAFDAWRTIADELEQGYIHTLHGFCARLLREHAFAVDAVDPGFDTLDENEAAALIDDTVGAVLEEYDTHDAMETLAQRFSRDQLRSVVTDLLGERPESIDWADEWADATETEYIDFVETHLHPIDPDVAAAVLADPAVVDAIETLTEIIEQPPDIDTGGRVWKRAAGVVEIIEPGYDDGQSTRAKQALIADLSQHLTTGDGEQYAGYSGAKTNWDGHPRKTAFDNAFETLVDRLCPEEYTVSVDLEVERNSFELVSALAELTLLAAEKYEDRKTQQNAVDFGDLVSYTVEFLQAERNEAVRQELRDRFEYVMVDEFQDTDPRQWDLIKLLTAADPDDFDAENVFVVGDVKQSIYRFRNADVTQFRETADILEAVADEDDQPAVHQDESDGTAADDDQLSTNFRTLPTVLESINQLFETVFEADGDPYEAEPQRLTPARDDPAEVGSVEYLAVPSDPELRAARFEHYPDFADAEPEHDSELEAMALAARLSQLLDKPTQVYPDEGGDDAAESGDGPTRELEADDIAILLRSRTHLKTYERALNDAEIPYSVASGLGFYETTEITALLNLFRALADPSDERALYAALRSPLFGLADDTLARLKRHGEPLWAALGESNHEDLAQVYTLLTRWRRQAGITVSDDDTNEEPDVEAEFSGSWASYLTQIIEETGFFVNISVGDRPQQAIANVEKFREQLRGYSDDDVRSLTTLVNRIERRVSRGGRESEADTTAEGVQILTIHDAKGMEFPFVVVPGIGREFNDKPSLNDQVEFEEINGEHAVGMKAPQPDDPFELTDTMARNTLRDQRRAEERAEEKRVLYVACTRARDHLLLSGLHESDSEADVSSLTELKQATPDDASSWRDWVQPELLTEDVCRALESATRVERAYGDGSYAVSLPTPPIERTPATTAEDPAVELSESPPTPEVTFRLSATDWAALQSEYGELALDTEARTLYVEEVDPDRPDRRHGDESASLQGGPESDANQEESTQAVSDVESNIFGEMVHQLCELRAPEGRWSDIMRQTLAAEEAAVDLTPDLQARVRKHAQRGIEYIQQRAAAADVDQRYDELYVTAEFDRGEIVGYIDHLLVTPSAYHIIDYKTGDVTEDEIADDAAYYVKQMHAYAVALAQQDTTRSVRISLVFTAIDADWTTELEPAKIESIQEGIQRTLLAEVPEESR from the coding sequence ATGACGATGGTGAGCTACGAGGACCTGACCGACGAGCAACAACGGGCGGTCGATGCACTCGACAGAAACGTGACGCTGACAGCAGGGGCGGGGACGGGCAAGACGACAACGCTGACCGCCCGGTATCTGTGGATGCTGGAGGATGCCCTCGCGACAGCCGATCCCGAGACGCTCGACCCCGACGACCCGCCACTCCAGCCGAAACACATCGTCACGACGACGTTCACCGAGCGAGCCGCGAACGAACTCGAAGAAAGCATCCGAACCGAGATCACGGACCGACTCGCCGAGTTGGACCCCGACGCGTTCGATGCCTGGCGGACGATCGCAGACGAACTCGAGCAGGGCTACATCCACACGCTACACGGGTTTTGTGCGCGACTCCTGCGCGAGCACGCCTTCGCGGTCGATGCCGTCGACCCAGGCTTCGACACGCTCGACGAGAACGAGGCAGCGGCGCTGATCGACGACACCGTCGGTGCCGTACTCGAAGAATACGACACACACGACGCGATGGAGACGCTGGCCCAGCGTTTCTCCCGGGATCAGCTCCGGTCAGTGGTGACCGATCTGCTCGGGGAGCGACCGGAAAGCATCGACTGGGCCGACGAGTGGGCCGACGCGACCGAAACGGAGTACATCGACTTCGTCGAGACGCATCTCCATCCGATCGATCCGGACGTCGCCGCTGCAGTGCTCGCCGACCCGGCGGTCGTCGACGCGATCGAGACTCTCACCGAGATCATCGAACAGCCGCCGGATATCGACACTGGCGGGCGGGTATGGAAACGGGCTGCGGGCGTCGTTGAAATCATCGAACCAGGATATGACGACGGTCAGTCGACGCGAGCCAAACAGGCGTTGATCGCCGATCTGAGCCAACATCTCACCACAGGCGATGGTGAGCAGTACGCGGGCTATTCGGGGGCGAAAACCAACTGGGACGGCCACCCGCGCAAGACCGCGTTCGATAATGCCTTCGAGACGCTGGTCGACCGGCTCTGCCCGGAAGAGTACACCGTCAGCGTCGACCTCGAGGTCGAGCGCAATAGCTTCGAACTCGTGTCAGCGCTAGCGGAGTTAACCCTACTCGCTGCTGAGAAGTACGAGGACCGCAAAACCCAACAGAACGCCGTCGACTTTGGCGATCTCGTTTCCTACACCGTCGAGTTCTTGCAAGCGGAGCGAAACGAAGCTGTCCGGCAGGAACTCCGGGATCGCTTCGAGTACGTGATGGTCGACGAGTTCCAGGATACCGATCCCCGACAATGGGATCTGATCAAGCTTCTCACGGCGGCGGATCCAGATGACTTCGACGCGGAGAACGTCTTCGTCGTCGGCGACGTCAAACAGAGCATCTATCGCTTCCGAAACGCCGACGTCACCCAGTTTCGCGAAACAGCCGATATCCTCGAAGCCGTCGCTGACGAGGATGACCAGCCAGCCGTACACCAAGACGAAAGCGACGGGACTGCAGCGGACGACGACCAGTTGTCGACGAACTTCAGAACACTGCCGACAGTGCTCGAGTCGATCAACCAGCTGTTCGAGACCGTCTTCGAGGCGGATGGCGACCCTTACGAGGCGGAGCCACAGCGATTGACTCCGGCCCGAGACGACCCAGCCGAGGTAGGCAGCGTCGAATACCTCGCGGTGCCGTCCGATCCCGAGTTGCGGGCCGCCCGCTTCGAGCACTATCCCGACTTTGCCGACGCCGAGCCGGAACACGACAGCGAACTCGAGGCGATGGCGCTTGCGGCACGGCTGTCGCAACTACTCGACAAGCCAACACAGGTGTACCCCGACGAGGGCGGCGACGATGCCGCGGAGTCGGGAGATGGCCCGACGCGGGAGCTCGAGGCGGACGATATTGCGATCCTCCTTCGGAGTCGAACGCATCTCAAGACGTACGAGCGGGCGTTGAACGACGCAGAGATTCCCTATTCGGTCGCGTCCGGATTAGGTTTCTATGAAACGACCGAGATCACGGCGTTATTGAACCTCTTCCGTGCGCTGGCCGACCCGAGCGACGAACGGGCGCTGTACGCGGCGCTGCGGTCACCGTTATTCGGGCTGGCAGATGATACGCTCGCGCGATTGAAACGGCACGGCGAGCCGCTGTGGGCCGCACTCGGAGAGAGCAACCACGAGGACCTCGCCCAGGTCTATACGTTGCTCACGCGCTGGCGACGGCAGGCCGGAATCACGGTCAGCGATGATGATACGAACGAGGAACCCGATGTGGAGGCCGAATTCAGTGGTTCGTGGGCGTCGTATCTCACACAGATTATCGAGGAGACAGGCTTTTTCGTCAACATCAGCGTTGGCGACCGGCCACAGCAGGCTATCGCAAACGTCGAGAAATTCCGCGAGCAGTTGCGCGGGTACAGTGATGACGATGTCCGCAGTCTCACGACGCTCGTCAACCGGATCGAACGCCGCGTGAGCCGTGGTGGGCGCGAAAGCGAGGCCGATACCACCGCGGAGGGCGTCCAGATTCTGACGATCCACGACGCCAAAGGCATGGAGTTTCCCTTCGTCGTCGTCCCGGGAATCGGTCGAGAGTTCAACGACAAGCCGTCCCTCAACGACCAGGTCGAGTTCGAAGAAATCAACGGCGAACACGCGGTCGGAATGAAAGCCCCGCAACCGGATGACCCGTTCGAGTTGACCGATACGATGGCCCGAAACACGCTCCGGGACCAGCGTCGGGCGGAAGAACGCGCCGAGGAAAAACGGGTGCTGTACGTCGCTTGCACACGGGCTCGCGACCATCTCCTCTTGAGCGGGCTGCACGAGTCGGATAGCGAGGCTGACGTGTCGTCACTTACCGAGCTCAAGCAGGCGACGCCCGACGATGCCTCGAGTTGGCGCGATTGGGTGCAACCGGAGCTCCTCACAGAAGATGTGTGTAGGGCCCTGGAGTCGGCCACTCGCGTCGAGCGAGCATACGGCGACGGATCGTATGCTGTCTCGCTTCCGACGCCGCCCATCGAACGAACGCCGGCGACGACCGCCGAGGATCCGGCTGTCGAGCTTTCGGAGTCGCCGCCGACACCTGAGGTTACGTTCCGCCTGTCCGCCACCGACTGGGCGGCGCTGCAAAGCGAGTACGGGGAGTTGGCGCTCGATACAGAGGCACGGACGCTCTACGTCGAAGAGGTCGATCCCGACCGTCCGGATCGCCGTCACGGCGACGAGTCGGCAAGTCTACAGGGTGGGCCCGAAAGCGACGCCAATCAAGAGGAGTCTACACAGGCGGTCTCGGACGTCGAATCGAATATTTTCGGCGAAATGGTCCACCAGCTGTGTGAGCTCCGGGCCCCGGAGGGCCGTTGGTCGGATATCATGCGACAGACGCTGGCTGCAGAGGAGGCAGCCGTCGACCTGACTCCGGACCTGCAGGCCCGAGTGCGCAAGCATGCCCAACGTGGAATCGAGTACATCCAACAGCGGGCTGCTGCGGCGGATGTCGACCAGCGCTATGACGAGCTATACGTGACCGCGGAGTTCGACCGCGGTGAGATTGTTGGCTACATCGACCATCTACTCGTCACGCCGTCGGCATACCACATAATCGATTACAAGACCGGCGATGTGACCGAGGACGAGATAGCCGACGACGCGGCCTACTACGTCAAACAGATGCATGCCTACGCGGTGGCATTGGCCCAACAGGATACGACACGATCCGTTCGAATATCGCTCGTGTTCACAGCAATCGATGCGGACTGGACCACCGAGCTTGAGCCGGCTAAAATCGAATCGATCCAAGAGGGGATCCAGAGGACGCTGCTTGCCGAGGTCCCCGAAGAGAGCAGGTGA